A single window of Paracoccus albus DNA harbors:
- the recA gene encoding recombinase RecA, translating to MSDTNMDKRSADKQKALDSALAQIERQFGKGSIMKLGADNPVAEIEATSTGSLGLDIALGIGGLPKGRIIEIYGPESSGKTTLTLHAVAEEQKKGGVCAFVDAEHALDPHYARKLGVNLDELLISQPDTGEQALEIVDTLVRSGAVNMVVVDSVAALTPKSEIEGDMGDHQVGAQARLMSQAMRKLTASIGRSNCMVIFINQIRMKIGVMFGSPETTSGGNALKFYASVRLDIRRIGSIKDRDEVVGNSTRVKVVKNKVAPPFRQVEFDIMYGEGISKTGELIDLGVKAGVVEKSGSWYSYGDQRIGQGRENAKQFLSDNPDMAMEVEDKIRASHGLDFASSEDDSEVLTDD from the coding sequence ATGAGCGATACGAACATGGATAAGAGATCGGCCGACAAGCAAAAGGCTCTCGACAGCGCGCTTGCGCAAATTGAACGGCAGTTCGGCAAAGGCTCCATCATGAAGCTCGGGGCGGACAACCCTGTGGCCGAAATTGAGGCGACATCTACCGGTTCCCTCGGTCTGGACATCGCGCTCGGCATTGGTGGCCTGCCCAAGGGACGTATTATCGAAATTTATGGACCGGAAAGCTCTGGTAAGACCACGCTGACGCTGCACGCAGTGGCTGAAGAACAGAAGAAGGGCGGCGTTTGCGCCTTTGTCGACGCGGAACATGCGTTGGATCCACATTACGCGCGAAAGCTGGGCGTCAATCTGGATGAGTTGCTGATCTCTCAGCCCGATACGGGTGAGCAGGCGCTTGAGATTGTCGATACATTGGTCCGTTCTGGCGCGGTCAACATGGTCGTGGTCGATTCTGTTGCTGCGCTGACGCCGAAATCGGAAATCGAAGGCGATATGGGCGACCATCAGGTCGGCGCACAGGCCCGCCTGATGAGCCAGGCGATGCGCAAATTGACTGCCAGTATCGGCCGCTCGAACTGTATGGTGATCTTCATCAACCAGATCCGCATGAAGATCGGTGTGATGTTCGGCAGTCCGGAAACAACCTCGGGTGGCAATGCGCTGAAATTCTACGCTTCTGTCCGGCTGGATATTCGTCGTATTGGTTCGATCAAGGATCGCGATGAAGTTGTCGGCAACAGCACGCGCGTCAAGGTTGTGAAGAACAAGGTTGCGCCACCTTTCCGGCAGGTCGAATTTGACATCATGTATGGTGAGGGAATTTCCAAAACGGGAGAACTGATTGACCTTGGTGTGAAGGCTGGTGTCGTCGAAAAATCCGGCTCTTGGTATTCCTATGGCGATCAGCGGATCGGTCAGGGTCGTGAAAATGCAAAACAGTTCCTGAGCGACAATCCCGACATGGCAATGGAAGTCGAAGACAAGATCCGCGCCAGTCATGGGCTGGACTTCGCAAGCTCGGAAGACGATTCCGAAGTTTTGACCGACGACTGA
- a CDS encoding DUF1513 domain-containing protein, translated as MADRRTLLKGIAAAAILPVRGWAAVGAPEWVAAAKRPDGSYSLHGIGADGDITFAVPLPDRGHAAAAHPYRAEIVAFARRPGTFGLVVDCRDGSVLHRLSPPEGRQFNGHGAFSADGTRLYTSEVVAEGSAGRIGVWDVRNRYSRVDEWDSRGIGPHELRLMSDGNLVIANGGIQTDPEDRTPLNLERMKPNLTILDAAGAEVSSRSLGPELAQNSIRHLALLPSAVAFAMQWQGDPAEPVALLGIAAANMPLTTHSATEADAYAMKGYAGSIAATTDMIAITSPVGGVVMIHDDEGAHLTTLRRADICGAATRDGSSFALTDGGGAIWAADADGLTLLSRHELSWDNHLVRISAET; from the coding sequence ATGGCTGACAGAAGGACGCTGCTAAAAGGCATCGCCGCTGCTGCGATTCTGCCCGTGCGCGGCTGGGCTGCCGTCGGCGCGCCGGAATGGGTCGCCGCCGCGAAAAGACCGGATGGCAGTTACTCATTGCACGGAATCGGTGCCGACGGCGATATCACATTCGCGGTCCCGCTTCCTGATCGTGGTCATGCAGCCGCCGCCCATCCGTACCGGGCTGAGATCGTTGCTTTTGCACGGCGACCCGGCACATTCGGGTTGGTCGTCGATTGTCGCGACGGCAGCGTCCTGCACCGCCTGTCGCCGCCCGAAGGCAGGCAATTCAACGGGCATGGCGCTTTTTCGGCCGATGGAACGCGGCTGTACACGTCCGAGGTTGTGGCCGAAGGGTCTGCCGGACGTATCGGTGTCTGGGACGTCAGAAACAGGTACAGCCGGGTTGATGAGTGGGACAGCAGGGGTATCGGTCCGCATGAGTTGCGCCTGATGTCGGATGGCAATCTCGTCATTGCGAATGGCGGTATACAGACGGACCCCGAAGATCGCACGCCGTTGAATCTTGAGAGGATGAAGCCCAATCTGACGATCCTCGATGCAGCGGGGGCAGAGGTTTCGAGCAGATCGCTCGGTCCCGAGCTTGCGCAGAACTCGATCCGGCACCTAGCGTTGCTGCCAAGCGCTGTCGCCTTCGCGATGCAGTGGCAGGGCGATCCGGCAGAGCCTGTTGCTCTGCTGGGAATCGCTGCTGCGAATATGCCGCTGACCACCCATTCAGCGACAGAAGCTGACGCATATGCGATGAAGGGCTATGCGGGATCAATCGCTGCGACAACGGATATGATTGCAATCACCTCTCCGGTTGGGGGCGTCGTGATGATCCACGATGATGAAGGGGCGCATCTGACGACCTTGCGGCGGGCGGACATTTGCGGGGCGGCCACGCGTGACGGGTCAAGCTTTGCTTTGACTGACGGGGGCGGCGCGATCTGGGCGGCTGATGCCGATGGCCTGACGCTGCTATCCCGGCATGAGTTGTCGTGGGACAATCATCTGGTCAGGATATCGGCAGAAACCTAG
- a CDS encoding sulfotransferase yields MLAITLPHLEDHPDAAFDDLRPMIDARAYGTLADHYLFLFRTLAARRSQQPTVWAERSGGSLTAAGILLRRFTKAKLIVLLRSGAETALSLRDYAPGRMAIWLWKYGFGLIDPISPTRHLGRGVIWPVLSRMDRALPLNRILNRQPSLRDCGSFWSALMQRGEAALRNHPITTLRHADLMSDPVETTRHLGNAVAGSAPASWVGQASKLPQRRRSRLLTLSPQDLDCLLEACASGEAAAERLYRRGKS; encoded by the coding sequence TTGCTTGCCATCACCCTTCCGCATCTGGAAGATCACCCGGACGCCGCCTTCGATGATCTGCGCCCCATGATTGACGCCCGTGCTTATGGAACGCTGGCTGATCACTATCTTTTCCTGTTCAGGACGCTCGCCGCGCGCAGATCACAGCAGCCAACGGTCTGGGCAGAGCGATCCGGTGGCTCTCTTACAGCAGCCGGGATCCTGTTACGGAGGTTTACGAAGGCGAAGCTCATTGTCCTGCTGCGCTCGGGTGCGGAAACCGCTCTGTCGTTGCGCGACTACGCGCCGGGACGAATGGCTATCTGGTTATGGAAATATGGCTTTGGGCTGATTGATCCTATCTCTCCGACGCGGCACCTTGGGCGTGGAGTTATATGGCCCGTCCTTTCGCGGATGGATCGCGCCCTGCCGCTGAACCGGATACTGAACCGACAGCCGTCACTGAGGGACTGCGGCAGTTTCTGGTCGGCGCTGATGCAACGCGGCGAAGCGGCGCTCCGCAACCACCCTATCACAACGCTGCGCCACGCCGATCTGATGTCCGACCCGGTCGAGACGACGCGACACCTTGGCAATGCCGTCGCAGGGTCGGCGCCAGCCTCCTGGGTCGGTCAGGCCAGCAAACTGCCACAACGCAGGCGGTCGCGCCTTCTGACGCTGTCGCCGCAAGACCTAGACTGCCTTCTTGAAGCCTGCGCCTCCGGCGAGGCAGCCGCCGAACGGCTGTATCGGCGTGGCAAATCTTAA
- a CDS encoding hybrid sensor histidine kinase/response regulator — protein sequence MTKLLKRWSDHRGLSAAFLVLPVIAVEIILHAAGTGITVGSIFLVIGAMALLGSYFVGGGLLLVRLRRGFIRLDQLADLRPAIAATSDAEWAVDSDEIVMAQSPLALEQWGDFIGRPLSQLLSGQVADAEKEAARMVFRALRHDRIDLSLPSGGIMRAERAGQHLAHLTFLLHDSKDTMAADLFDYDRLPFAILRLSDDGTVQKANRAASAYCKGDVAGTHISELFDGLGRPFADWLAEVAQSRALATPEVLRAQSAGQDRFIQVSLYPMDEECGGLIAVLSDAKAMKTLEAQFVQSQKMQAVGQLAGGIAHDFNNLLTAIGGHCDLLMLRHDKGDPDFADLDQIRQNANRAAYLVGHLLAFSRKQTLKPQYLDLRETLSDLSHLLNRLVGEKIVLGQSHDPNLDIVRADRGKFEQVIVNLVVNARDAMPAGGRIEITTSNFQVDIPEHHDRFTVPPGNYVKISVADQGKGIEPDVISKIFEPFFTTKRIGEGTGLGLSTAYGIVKQSGGYILCESQPLQGTTFTVYLPAHIGDVPTPSCDDAVSQTVNLEAKAEQHVLLVEDEAPVRAFASRALKMRGYRVTEASSGEEALSLLADDQKQIDLFVSDVVMPGMDGVAWVRAALKDRPETPVIFMSGYTEDVFDDGRNPISNATFLQKPFSLTDLITSVGERLEGKA from the coding sequence ATGACGAAGCTGTTAAAACGTTGGTCAGATCATCGTGGTCTGAGCGCCGCGTTTCTGGTTCTGCCAGTGATCGCTGTCGAGATCATCCTGCATGCCGCGGGGACAGGGATAACTGTCGGATCGATCTTTTTAGTCATAGGCGCCATGGCCTTGCTCGGCTCGTACTTCGTCGGTGGCGGGCTGCTCCTTGTCCGCTTGCGCCGTGGCTTTATCCGATTGGATCAGCTTGCTGACCTGCGGCCGGCAATTGCTGCGACGAGCGATGCGGAATGGGCGGTTGATTCTGATGAGATTGTCATGGCGCAATCGCCGCTGGCCCTAGAACAGTGGGGCGACTTCATCGGACGACCGCTTTCGCAACTGCTCTCGGGGCAGGTTGCGGACGCAGAAAAGGAGGCAGCGCGCATGGTCTTCCGTGCGCTTCGCCACGACAGGATAGATCTCTCGCTTCCGTCCGGCGGCATAATGAGGGCTGAACGTGCGGGCCAGCATCTGGCGCATCTGACCTTTCTACTTCACGACAGTAAAGACACCATGGCTGCCGATCTCTTTGACTATGACCGATTGCCCTTTGCCATTCTGCGCCTCAGCGATGATGGCACGGTGCAAAAGGCAAATCGCGCCGCCTCTGCCTACTGCAAGGGAGATGTCGCAGGGACACATATCTCAGAGCTTTTTGACGGCCTCGGCAGGCCATTTGCGGATTGGTTGGCGGAGGTTGCACAATCCCGCGCTCTGGCGACGCCGGAGGTTCTGCGTGCCCAAAGCGCGGGACAGGATCGCTTCATACAGGTCTCGCTTTATCCGATGGATGAAGAATGTGGGGGCCTAATCGCGGTTTTGTCAGATGCAAAGGCGATGAAAACGTTGGAGGCACAGTTCGTGCAAAGCCAGAAAATGCAGGCGGTCGGGCAGCTTGCGGGTGGTATAGCGCATGATTTCAACAATCTGCTGACCGCAATCGGCGGTCATTGCGATTTGCTGATGCTTAGGCACGATAAGGGAGACCCTGATTTCGCCGACTTGGATCAGATTCGCCAGAATGCGAACCGCGCCGCCTATCTTGTCGGCCATCTGCTGGCTTTCTCACGCAAGCAGACATTGAAGCCGCAATATCTGGACCTTCGCGAAACGCTCTCGGACCTCTCTCACCTGCTTAACCGGTTGGTGGGTGAAAAAATTGTGCTCGGACAGTCGCACGATCCGAATCTGGACATCGTTCGCGCAGATCGCGGAAAATTTGAACAAGTTATTGTAAATCTTGTCGTAAATGCGCGTGACGCGATGCCTGCCGGGGGGCGTATCGAAATCACCACGTCTAACTTTCAGGTGGATATACCAGAGCATCATGATCGTTTTACGGTTCCGCCAGGCAACTACGTTAAGATCTCAGTCGCAGATCAGGGCAAAGGGATCGAACCGGATGTCATTTCAAAGATTTTTGAGCCTTTTTTCACCACCAAGCGGATTGGTGAGGGTACCGGCCTTGGTCTGTCGACGGCGTATGGGATCGTTAAGCAGAGCGGCGGATACATCTTATGTGAAAGCCAACCTCTTCAGGGAACAACTTTCACCGTTTACCTTCCTGCGCATATTGGCGATGTGCCGACGCCATCCTGTGATGATGCCGTATCGCAAACGGTGAATCTTGAGGCCAAAGCCGAACAGCATGTCCTGCTTGTCGAGGATGAGGCACCCGTTCGTGCATTTGCAAGCCGAGCGTTGAAAATGCGTGGTTATCGGGTCACCGAGGCTTCATCGGGGGAGGAGGCTTTGTCGCTGCTGGCAGATGATCAGAAGCAGATCGACCTTTTCGTGTCGGACGTGGTGATGCCCGGCATGGACGGTGTTGCATGGGTGCGCGCCGCGCTGAAAGATCGCCCGGAAACTCCGGTCATATTCATGTCCGGCTATACCGAAGATGTGTTCGATGATGGCAGGAACCCGATCAGCAACGCGACATTCCTGCAAAAGCCATTTTCCCTGACCGATCTGATCACCAGCGTAGGCGAAAGGCTTGAAGGCAAAGCCTAG
- a CDS encoding 3-oxoacyl-[acyl-carrier-protein] synthase III C-terminal domain-containing protein, with protein MASAGVSRDEIGAVIPHQASAQALDHARALIGFGKVQVVDIFSDHGNQIATSIPTALHHATASDRLPAGTLLISRPWP; from the coding sequence ATGGCTTCTGCCGGGGTGTCGCGCGATGAGATCGGCGCGGTCATCCCGCATCAGGCAAGTGCGCAAGCATTGGACCATGCGCGTGCCCTGATCGGCTTCGGCAAGGTGCAGGTCGTCGATATTTTTTCGGATCATGGCAACCAAATCGCCACTTCAATCCCGACCGCGCTGCATCACGCCACGGCCTCGGATCGTCTGCCCGCCGGAACTCTGCTGATTTCGCGACCGTGGCCCTAG
- a CDS encoding extracellular solute-binding protein, translating into MPLASLAEPAHGIAMYGEPALPAGFEHLPYANPDAPKGGTIRMAEPGSYDSLKPWVLRGSPAWPVYTMPGVLAETLMLRSLDEPFTLYGLLAESVETDPERTWVEFALRPEATFSDGSPVTIEDVMWSYETLGTQGHPRYRGAWSKVEKMEQTGPNKIRFTFNTQDRELAMLMGMRPILKKAQWEGKDFSAGGMEVPIGSGPYVISDADPGRGLTFTRNPDWWGKDLPVNQGLHNFDQVIYDYYGDNNAMFEAFKAGDIDVWRELDPTRWASEFDFPRAASGEVVQSEIPNERPSGIMGLVMNTRNPIFADWRVRQAMIEAFNWTFINNALSGGEENRITSYFANSTLAMTPGAPAEGRVKELLEPFAEELPPGTIDGYALPEGSEQPVDRRAMRRGLKLLEETGWTVQNGALSNADGQPFAFEILLNQSGAAMTSASEMKEIAQIFVEALRQYGIQAKVTSLDSAQYVERTNNYDFDVTWYDRALSLSPGNEQLLYWGAAGVTEPGTRNWMGMESPAAEAMISEMLTAASPEEYNAAVKALDRILTAGRYVIPVGYSPISRLAHDARLTFPEQIPVYGDYPGFLPETWWEKADGQ; encoded by the coding sequence ATGCCGCTGGCAAGCCTCGCCGAACCGGCTCATGGTATTGCAATGTATGGTGAACCTGCCCTGCCGGCGGGCTTCGAACACCTGCCATATGCGAATCCCGACGCCCCGAAGGGCGGAACGATTCGCATGGCAGAACCCGGCTCATATGATTCGCTCAAGCCCTGGGTGCTGCGCGGGAGTCCGGCCTGGCCGGTCTACACGATGCCGGGTGTGTTGGCCGAAACGCTGATGCTTCGCTCTCTGGATGAACCATTCACCCTTTATGGCCTGCTGGCTGAATCGGTAGAGACCGATCCGGAGCGGACATGGGTCGAATTTGCCCTGCGCCCCGAGGCCACCTTCTCGGACGGCTCGCCCGTCACGATTGAGGATGTGATGTGGTCCTATGAAACGCTCGGCACGCAGGGCCATCCGCGTTATCGCGGCGCATGGTCTAAGGTTGAGAAGATGGAACAGACCGGGCCGAACAAAATTCGCTTCACCTTCAACACGCAGGACCGCGAACTTGCCATGTTGATGGGCATGCGGCCGATCCTGAAAAAGGCGCAATGGGAGGGCAAGGATTTCTCTGCCGGCGGGATGGAGGTGCCGATCGGATCGGGGCCCTATGTGATCTCGGACGCCGATCCGGGCCGTGGGCTGACTTTCACCCGCAATCCCGATTGGTGGGGCAAGGACCTGCCTGTCAATCAGGGCCTGCACAACTTCGATCAGGTCATCTACGACTACTACGGCGATAACAACGCCATGTTCGAGGCATTCAAGGCAGGCGATATTGATGTCTGGCGAGAGCTGGACCCGACCCGTTGGGCGAGCGAATTCGACTTCCCGCGCGCCGCCTCTGGCGAGGTGGTGCAATCCGAAATTCCGAACGAACGCCCCTCCGGGATCATGGGGTTGGTGATGAACACGCGTAACCCAATCTTCGCCGATTGGCGTGTCCGGCAGGCAATGATCGAGGCTTTCAACTGGACGTTCATCAATAACGCCCTTTCCGGCGGTGAGGAAAACCGGATCACCTCTTACTTCGCGAACTCCACCCTTGCGATGACGCCAGGCGCACCCGCCGAAGGTCGCGTGAAGGAATTGCTGGAACCTTTTGCCGAAGAGCTCCCACCCGGAACGATAGACGGCTACGCGCTGCCCGAAGGGTCGGAACAGCCGGTTGACCGCCGCGCGATGCGTCGTGGCCTGAAGCTGCTGGAGGAGACGGGCTGGACCGTCCAGAACGGCGCACTGTCCAATGCCGACGGTCAGCCATTTGCGTTCGAAATTCTGCTGAACCAATCCGGTGCCGCAATGACGAGCGCGTCCGAGATGAAGGAAATTGCCCAGATTTTCGTCGAAGCTTTGCGGCAATATGGCATTCAGGCCAAAGTCACGTCGCTGGACAGCGCACAATATGTCGAACGGACCAACAATTACGATTTCGACGTCACCTGGTATGACCGCGCCCTTTCACTGTCGCCGGGCAACGAACAGCTGCTCTATTGGGGGGCCGCTGGCGTGACAGAGCCCGGAACGCGCAACTGGATGGGAATGGAATCACCCGCTGCGGAGGCGATGATTTCAGAAATGCTGACAGCCGCCTCCCCCGAGGAGTATAATGCTGCGGTAAAGGCGCTTGACCGAATCCTCACGGCAGGCCGCTATGTTATCCCGGTTGGCTATTCGCCGATCAGCCGACTGGCTCATGATGCGCGTTTGACATTCCCGGAGCAGATCCCGGTCTACGGCGATTACCCCGGATTCCTGCCGGAAACCTGGTGGGAGAAGGCTGACGGGCAATAG
- a CDS encoding TetR/AcrR family transcriptional regulator has product MAREIILDEGPEALTARRLAKAVGYTPGTIYNLFESLPDVLWQVNRTNFARIADLFNNLSGDTPRERLRALASNYLDLVEAEPMLFRALFDGPRRSENFPEWYLEAINELLDMIAQELIATAPRLPPPNARQEAAAMFAAIQGLAELRASHRLDLLTTASAKQLADVLVLRVLRDLENQQG; this is encoded by the coding sequence ATGGCGCGTGAGATCATCCTTGACGAAGGCCCCGAGGCGCTGACGGCGCGAAGGCTTGCAAAAGCCGTCGGATACACCCCCGGCACGATCTATAACCTTTTCGAGAGCCTGCCCGATGTACTGTGGCAAGTGAACAGAACCAATTTCGCCAGAATCGCCGATCTTTTTAATAACTTATCGGGAGATACTCCCCGCGAACGGCTTCGTGCGCTTGCTTCGAACTACCTGGATCTGGTCGAGGCGGAGCCGATGCTGTTCCGCGCCCTGTTTGACGGTCCGCGCCGTTCTGAAAATTTCCCTGAATGGTATCTGGAAGCCATCAATGAACTTCTCGACATGATTGCACAGGAATTGATCGCCACCGCGCCAAGGCTGCCGCCACCCAATGCACGTCAGGAAGCGGCCGCCATGTTCGCAGCCATTCAGGGCCTTGCCGAGCTTCGTGCCTCGCACCGGCTTGATTTACTGACCACCGCCAGTGCAAAGCAACTTGCCGATGTGCTGGTGCTGCGCGTTCTGCGCGATCTGGAAAATCAGCAGGGTTGA
- a CDS encoding imelysin family protein produces the protein MRHIQLVASAIALAGTIAHADVGEVARDVIGPAYRDFAAATAAANDAAMRDCSAAPLRDHYQDTWDEWAKIDFFRLGPVEEGGRAFAISFWPDKKSSGQRAQQSLIDSNSGVIDDPEAFATVSVAARGLSGLERLLYESDLEGDEDVLCRLRRATAADLARTAQEIADEWPSFQELLTSAGAEGNSRYLSPAEAQQAVYTQIITGLDHLVTNRLGRPIGTAEKPRPDAAEAGPSGRSLRNIELSLTGLRDAAMALHPEAAAVQQKFDEAIAIAQEMNDPTLAGVADPEGRKRALALARAVLTAKLAVETDIGMTLGIGVGFNSTDGD, from the coding sequence ATGAGACATATCCAGTTGGTCGCGTCGGCGATTGCTTTGGCGGGCACCATTGCCCACGCCGATGTCGGCGAAGTGGCCCGCGACGTCATCGGACCGGCCTATCGGGATTTTGCCGCCGCGACGGCGGCTGCGAATGATGCAGCAATGCGGGACTGCTCTGCCGCACCGCTGCGCGATCATTATCAGGACACATGGGATGAATGGGCGAAGATCGACTTCTTCCGGCTGGGTCCGGTTGAGGAAGGGGGCAGGGCATTCGCCATCAGCTTCTGGCCCGACAAAAAGTCTTCGGGTCAACGCGCGCAGCAATCTCTTATCGACAGCAATTCCGGGGTGATCGACGATCCGGAAGCCTTTGCGACCGTCTCTGTCGCGGCTCGTGGGCTGTCGGGGTTAGAGCGGCTGCTTTATGAATCTGACCTTGAAGGTGATGAGGATGTGCTATGCCGTCTTCGCCGCGCCACGGCGGCAGACCTTGCGCGAACGGCGCAGGAAATCGCTGACGAATGGCCCTCGTTTCAGGAGCTTCTGACGAGCGCAGGTGCAGAGGGCAACAGCCGCTATCTGTCCCCGGCCGAGGCGCAGCAGGCGGTATATACGCAGATCATCACGGGGCTGGATCATCTTGTCACGAACCGCCTTGGCAGGCCCATCGGGACAGCCGAGAAACCCCGACCGGACGCAGCAGAGGCGGGCCCATCGGGTCGAAGCTTGCGCAATATTGAACTGTCACTCACCGGGTTGCGCGATGCAGCCATGGCCCTGCATCCGGAGGCCGCTGCTGTTCAGCAAAAATTTGATGAGGCGATTGCGATTGCGCAAGAGATGAACGATCCGACCCTCGCCGGAGTGGCGGATCCCGAAGGCCGCAAGCGTGCCCTGGCGTTGGCGCGGGCCGTGCTGACGGCAAAGCTGGCTGTCGAAACGGATATCGGTATGACGCTCGGCATTGGGGTGGGGTTCAATTCCACGGATGGCGATTGA
- a CDS encoding RsmB/NOP family class I SAM-dependent RNA methyltransferase: MTPAARINAAIGILNDVLSGQPAEQALLSWSRKSRFAGSGDRAAIRDLVFEALRRRDSLAALGGGLHGRGLMIGLLRANGTDPATIFTGEGYAPETLSADEVTGGVPAAEATNMHDLPEWLWPQWQASLKEDALSAAHQMRSRAPIWLRVNPHKADPATIRDQLAHQGIETEKAPQSATALRVIEGERRVSGSQAYMEGWVELQDLSPQLACEMLPLSTGIRVLDYCAGGGGKSLALAARVDIEVTAHDIAPDRMKDLPARASRAGVEIKIAPTSPIDKKYDMVVADVPCSGTGTWRRTPDAKWRLKSDDLEAMIETQAQILRETAPLVRSGGHLAYMTCSVLERENEKQADNFLLHHPDFSEIARERWLNPRGSDGFFLSLMQRN, from the coding sequence ATGACACCTGCTGCACGCATAAACGCCGCAATCGGAATTTTGAACGATGTGCTGTCGGGCCAACCGGCAGAGCAGGCGCTTCTTTCGTGGTCGCGCAAAAGCCGTTTTGCCGGTTCAGGCGACCGCGCGGCTATCCGTGACCTGGTATTCGAGGCGCTTCGCCGTCGCGACAGTCTTGCCGCGCTTGGTGGCGGCCTGCACGGGCGTGGGTTAATGATCGGTTTGCTGCGTGCGAATGGGACAGATCCGGCGACCATCTTCACTGGCGAGGGATATGCGCCAGAAACGCTTAGCGCGGATGAAGTCACGGGCGGCGTCCCGGCGGCGGAAGCCACAAATATGCACGATCTTCCCGAATGGCTGTGGCCCCAATGGCAGGCGTCGCTAAAGGAAGATGCGTTGTCGGCAGCGCATCAGATGCGTTCGCGCGCGCCGATATGGCTGCGGGTGAATCCGCACAAAGCCGACCCTGCGACGATCCGCGACCAGCTTGCCCACCAAGGCATCGAAACAGAGAAGGCGCCTCAGTCTGCGACTGCCCTTCGTGTGATCGAGGGCGAGCGGCGGGTGTCGGGTTCGCAGGCATATATGGAAGGCTGGGTAGAACTGCAGGATCTTTCGCCGCAGCTGGCCTGCGAAATGCTGCCGCTGAGCACAGGAATACGGGTGTTGGACTATTGCGCGGGTGGTGGTGGCAAGTCGCTGGCACTGGCGGCCCGGGTGGATATTGAGGTGACGGCGCATGACATTGCGCCGGATCGCATGAAGGACCTGCCAGCCCGTGCAAGTCGCGCGGGCGTAGAGATTAAAATTGCGCCGACCTCACCAATTGACAAGAAATATGATATGGTCGTCGCGGATGTGCCGTGTTCAGGAACTGGAACATGGCGTCGCACACCGGATGCAAAATGGCGGCTGAAATCCGATGATCTGGAGGCCATGATTGAGACACAGGCGCAGATTTTGCGTGAAACCGCGCCACTGGTTCGTTCGGGCGGACATTTGGCCTACATGACCTGCTCCGTTCTTGAGCGAGAGAACGAAAAGCAGGCTGATAATTTCTTGCTGCATCATCCGGACTTCTCTGAGATCGCCCGTGAAAGATGGCTGAATCCGCGCGGATCGGATGGCTTCTTCCTGTCGCTGATGCAGCGCAATTGA